Proteins encoded within one genomic window of Micromonospora halotolerans:
- a CDS encoding MFS transporter, with protein MTTTTTAPADPTVGGRRGWRIVGALAITSTIGYGTLYYAYAVLLGPMAASLDASTTAVTGALTASVLAGALMAIPVGRWLDRHGGRTLMTAGSITATALLIAWSQVQTIGQLYAVMIGIGITGAMVLYEPAFAVIVSWFTPDRRATALLAVTVVAGFASTIFMPLTGILVAHLGWRGALLTLAAIHGTVTVPLHALTIRTPTRVTRPTAAGPPIHAPRRAAARAAMRDRRFWILAAALIAHGVATSTIAVHLVGYLTSRGHPATFAATTAGLLGVLSVTGRLVLTTARRRLPITTTVATVFAIQAVAVLAMPLTAGSRVGAVITVTGFGLGFGIASLATPALLADRYGTTAYATIAGRLTAPVTTAKAAAPLLAATLLSHGGYHLLLAAVTTACLLAAVGMRSVGSGSGRDEHDNTPG; from the coding sequence ATGACCACCACCACGACGGCGCCCGCCGACCCCACGGTCGGCGGGCGCCGCGGGTGGCGCATCGTCGGCGCCCTCGCCATCACCTCCACCATCGGCTACGGCACCCTCTACTACGCCTACGCGGTCCTCCTCGGCCCCATGGCCGCCAGCCTCGACGCCTCCACCACCGCCGTCACCGGAGCGCTCACCGCCAGCGTCCTCGCCGGCGCGCTGATGGCCATCCCGGTCGGCCGGTGGCTCGACCGGCACGGCGGACGAACCCTCATGACCGCGGGCTCGATCACCGCCACCGCACTCCTGATCGCCTGGTCCCAGGTCCAGACCATCGGACAGCTCTACGCCGTCATGATCGGCATCGGCATCACCGGCGCCATGGTCCTCTACGAACCCGCCTTCGCCGTCATCGTCTCCTGGTTCACCCCCGACCGGCGCGCCACCGCCCTGCTCGCGGTCACCGTCGTCGCCGGATTCGCCAGCACCATCTTCATGCCCCTCACCGGCATACTGGTCGCCCACCTCGGCTGGCGCGGCGCGCTCCTCACCCTTGCCGCCATCCACGGCACGGTGACCGTCCCCCTGCACGCCCTCACCATCCGCACACCGACCCGCGTCACCCGACCCACCGCTGCGGGACCACCTATCCACGCCCCGCGGCGAGCGGCGGCCCGCGCCGCGATGCGCGACCGCCGCTTCTGGATCCTCGCCGCCGCCCTCATCGCCCACGGCGTCGCGACCAGCACCATCGCCGTGCACCTCGTCGGCTACCTCACCAGCCGCGGCCACCCCGCCACCTTCGCCGCCACCACCGCCGGCCTCCTCGGCGTCCTGTCCGTCACCGGACGACTCGTCCTCACCACCGCCCGTCGCCGCCTCCCGATCACCACCACCGTCGCCACGGTCTTCGCCATCCAGGCCGTCGCCGTCTTGGCCATGCCCCTCACCGCAGGAAGCCGGGTGGGCGCCGTCATCACCGTCACCGGATTCGGACTCGGCTTCGGCATCGCCAGCCTCGCCACCCCAGCACTGCTCGCCGACCGCTACGGCACCACCGCCTACGCCACCATCGCCGGCCGGCTCACCGCCCCCGTCACCACCGCCAAAGCCGCCGCGCCCCTGCTCGCCGCCACGCTCCTGTCGCACGGCGGCTACCACCTACTGCTCGCCGCGGTCACCACCGCATGCCTTCTGGCCGCCGTCGGAATGCGCTCCGTGGGGAGCGGAAGTGGCCGGGACGAGCACGACAACACACCCGGCTGA
- a CDS encoding NAD(P)-binding domain-containing protein: MSVLDELPVVVIGAGPVGLAAAAHLHERGLPFRVLEAGDTAGAAVRQWGHVRVFSPWRYNVDPAARRLLDDAGWVAPAEDALPTGAELVADYLQPLAQLPQLKPHLRYGVRVAAISRVGLDRLRTAGREQTPFLIRLADGDELLARAVIDASGTWGTPNVLGASGLPARGEKDAAAFLEHALPDVLGTDRHRFAGRHTLVVGAGHSAANTLLSLAELAAAEPDTEVTWAIRSASPARTYGGGEADALPARGALGSRLRDHVDAGRIRLLTGFSLHAFTPTGGRVAVVVRHNDGTDESITVDRIVAATGFRPDHSIAAELRLDLDPIMGATRALAPLIDPNEHSCGTVPPHGADELAHPEPGYYAVGMKSYGRAPTFLMATGYEQVRSVVAALAGDWDAARDVQLDLPETGVCNSNPADPTGTDSCCGPAPAAQAAAQGLATGISGGLLSAPLNLISLDTPTSGQTGGCCSS, translated from the coding sequence ATGAGTGTCCTGGACGAGCTGCCCGTCGTGGTGATCGGCGCGGGGCCGGTGGGTCTGGCCGCGGCCGCGCACCTGCACGAGCGTGGCCTGCCCTTCCGTGTCCTGGAGGCCGGCGATACCGCCGGCGCGGCCGTGCGGCAGTGGGGGCACGTACGGGTGTTCTCCCCGTGGCGCTACAACGTCGACCCGGCCGCCCGCCGGCTGCTCGACGACGCCGGCTGGGTCGCCCCGGCCGAGGACGCGCTGCCCACCGGCGCGGAGCTGGTCGCCGACTACCTCCAGCCCCTCGCGCAGCTGCCGCAGCTCAAGCCCCACCTGCGCTACGGCGTCCGGGTGGCGGCGATCAGCCGCGTCGGCCTGGACCGGCTGCGCACCGCCGGGCGCGAGCAGACGCCGTTCCTGATCCGCCTCGCGGACGGCGACGAGCTGCTGGCCCGCGCGGTCATCGACGCCTCCGGCACCTGGGGCACCCCCAACGTCCTCGGCGCCTCGGGCCTGCCCGCTCGAGGCGAGAAGGACGCGGCAGCGTTCCTCGAGCACGCCCTGCCCGACGTGCTCGGCACCGACCGGCACCGCTTCGCCGGCCGACACACCCTCGTCGTCGGTGCCGGCCACTCCGCCGCGAACACGCTGCTCTCCCTGGCCGAGCTGGCCGCCGCCGAGCCCGACACCGAGGTGACCTGGGCGATCCGCTCGGCCAGCCCGGCCCGCACCTACGGCGGTGGAGAGGCCGACGCCCTGCCCGCTCGCGGCGCGCTCGGCTCCCGGCTCCGCGACCACGTTGACGCCGGCCGAATCCGGCTGCTCACCGGCTTCTCCCTGCACGCGTTCACCCCGACCGGCGGCCGCGTCGCCGTGGTCGTCCGCCACAACGACGGCACCGACGAGTCCATCACCGTGGACCGCATCGTCGCCGCCACCGGCTTCCGCCCCGACCACTCCATCGCCGCCGAGCTGCGTCTGGACCTCGACCCGATCATGGGCGCCACCCGCGCACTCGCCCCGCTGATCGACCCCAACGAGCACTCCTGCGGCACCGTCCCCCCGCACGGCGCCGACGAACTCGCACACCCCGAGCCCGGCTACTACGCCGTCGGCATGAAGAGCTACGGCCGCGCGCCGACCTTCCTCATGGCCACCGGCTACGAGCAGGTCCGCTCCGTCGTCGCCGCCCTCGCCGGCGACTGGGACGCCGCCCGGGACGTTCAGCTCGACCTGCCCGAAACCGGGGTCTGCAACAGCAACCCCGCCGACCCCACCGGCACCGACAGCTGCTGCGGCCCCGCCCCTGCAGCCCAGGCGGCCGCACAAGGGCTCGCCACCGGGATCTCCGGCGGCCTGCTCTCCGCGCCGCTGAACCTCATCAGCCTCGACACCCCGACCAGCGGCCAGACCGGCGGCTGCTGTTCCAGCTGA